The Brassica napus cultivar Da-Ae chromosome C7, Da-Ae, whole genome shotgun sequence genome has a segment encoding these proteins:
- the LOC106382434 gene encoding nucleosome assembly protein 1;2 isoform X1 translates to MSNDKDNLNMSGLTAALNEEDRAGLVNALKDKLQNLAGQHSDVLENLTPAVRKRVEVLREIQNQHDEIEAKFFEERAALEAKYQTLYQPFYTKRCEIVTGVVEVEGLPEEVKTEQGADKAAQEKGVPDFWLIALKNNEITTEEITERDEGALKYLKDIKWNRVEEPKGFKLEFFFDENPYFKNTVLTKTYHMIDEDEPILEKAIGTEIEWYPGKCLTQKILKKKPKKGSKNTKPITKTEDCESFFNFFSPPQVPEDEDDLDDDMADELQGQMEHDYDIGSTIKEKIISHAVSWFTGEAVDPDDLEIDEDDDDEIDEDDDEDDEEDDEDEDDDVDEEDDEDEEAELGKRRRKKSSAGHKKSGRSQLAEGQQGERPAECKQQ, encoded by the exons ATGAGCAACGACAAAGACAACTTGAACATGTCCGGTCTCACCGCCG CTCTTAACGAGGAGGATCGAGCAGGCCTTGTTAATGCTCTCAAG gATAAGTTGCAGAATTTGGCTGGACAACACTCGGATGTCCTTGAGAACTTGACTCCGGCAGTCAGGAAGCGTGTTGAGGTTCTAAGAGAGATTCAA AACCAACATGATGAAATTGAAGCAAAGTTCTTCGAAGAGAGGGCAGCTCTAGAAGCTAAGTATCAAACGTTGTATCAGCCTTTCTACACCAAG AGATGTGAGATTGTGACCGGTGTGGTTGAAGTTGAAGGTTTACCTGAGGAAGTGAAAACAGAACAAGGAGCAGATAAAGCTGCTCAAG AGAAAGGAGTACCGGATTTCTGGCTTATCGCACTGAAGAACAACGAAATTACCACTGAGGAG ATAACTGAGCGAGATGAAGGTGCTCTCAAATATCTTAAGGACATCAAGTGGAATAGGGTTGAAGAACCAAAAGGGTTCAAGCTCGAGTTTTTCTTTGATGAGAACCCTTACTTCAAGAACACTGTCTTGACCAAGACATATCACATGATTGATGAAGATGAGCCTATCCTCGAGAAGGCCATTGG GACGGAGATTGAGTGGTATCCTGGAAAATGTTTGACTCAGAAGATCCTGAAAAAGAAGCCAAAGAAGGGATCCAAAAACACAAAGCCGATCACTAAGACTGAGGACTGTGAGAGTTTCTTCAACTTCTTCAGTCCACCTCAAGTTCCTGAGGACGAGGATGATCTTGATGATGACATG GCTGATGAACTCCAAGGCCAAATGGAGCATGATTACGATATTGG ATCAACCATTAAAGAGAAAATCATTTCCCATGCTGTGTCATGGTTCACTGGTGAAGCTGTTGATCCAGATGACCTTGAGATTGATGAGGACGATGATGATGAgattgatgaagatgatgatgaggacgacgaggaagatgatgaggaCGAGGATGATGATGTTGATGAGGAAGATGACGAGGATGAAGAGGCAGAGCTAGgaaagaggagaagaaagaaG TCATCAGCTGGGCACAAG AAGTCGGGAAGAAGTCAACTTGCTGAAGGTCAACAAGGTGAGAGGCCCGCGGAGTGTAAGCAGCAGTGA
- the LOC106382434 gene encoding nucleosome assembly protein 1;2 isoform X2 has product MSNDKDNLNMSGLTAALNEEDRAGLVNALKDKLQNLAGQHSDVLENLTPAVRKRVEVLREIQNQHDEIEAKFFEERAALEAKYQTLYQPFYTKRCEIVTGVVEVEGLPEEVKTEQGADKAAQEKGVPDFWLIALKNNEITTEEITERDEGALKYLKDIKWNRVEEPKGFKLEFFFDENPYFKNTVLTKTYHMIDEDEPILEKAIGTEIEWYPGKCLTQKILKKKPKKGSKNTKPITKTEDCESFFNFFSPPQVPEDEDDLDDDMADELQGQMEHDYDIGSTIKEKIISHAVSWFTGEAVDPDDLEIDEDDDDEIDEDDDEDDEEDDEDEDDDVDEEDDEDEEAELGKRRRKKSSAGHKSGRSQLAEGQQGERPAECKQQ; this is encoded by the exons ATGAGCAACGACAAAGACAACTTGAACATGTCCGGTCTCACCGCCG CTCTTAACGAGGAGGATCGAGCAGGCCTTGTTAATGCTCTCAAG gATAAGTTGCAGAATTTGGCTGGACAACACTCGGATGTCCTTGAGAACTTGACTCCGGCAGTCAGGAAGCGTGTTGAGGTTCTAAGAGAGATTCAA AACCAACATGATGAAATTGAAGCAAAGTTCTTCGAAGAGAGGGCAGCTCTAGAAGCTAAGTATCAAACGTTGTATCAGCCTTTCTACACCAAG AGATGTGAGATTGTGACCGGTGTGGTTGAAGTTGAAGGTTTACCTGAGGAAGTGAAAACAGAACAAGGAGCAGATAAAGCTGCTCAAG AGAAAGGAGTACCGGATTTCTGGCTTATCGCACTGAAGAACAACGAAATTACCACTGAGGAG ATAACTGAGCGAGATGAAGGTGCTCTCAAATATCTTAAGGACATCAAGTGGAATAGGGTTGAAGAACCAAAAGGGTTCAAGCTCGAGTTTTTCTTTGATGAGAACCCTTACTTCAAGAACACTGTCTTGACCAAGACATATCACATGATTGATGAAGATGAGCCTATCCTCGAGAAGGCCATTGG GACGGAGATTGAGTGGTATCCTGGAAAATGTTTGACTCAGAAGATCCTGAAAAAGAAGCCAAAGAAGGGATCCAAAAACACAAAGCCGATCACTAAGACTGAGGACTGTGAGAGTTTCTTCAACTTCTTCAGTCCACCTCAAGTTCCTGAGGACGAGGATGATCTTGATGATGACATG GCTGATGAACTCCAAGGCCAAATGGAGCATGATTACGATATTGG ATCAACCATTAAAGAGAAAATCATTTCCCATGCTGTGTCATGGTTCACTGGTGAAGCTGTTGATCCAGATGACCTTGAGATTGATGAGGACGATGATGATGAgattgatgaagatgatgatgaggacgacgaggaagatgatgaggaCGAGGATGATGATGTTGATGAGGAAGATGACGAGGATGAAGAGGCAGAGCTAGgaaagaggagaagaaagaaG TCATCAGCTGGGCACAAG TCGGGAAGAAGTCAACTTGCTGAAGGTCAACAAGGTGAGAGGCCCGCGGAGTGTAAGCAGCAGTGA
- the LOC106378824 gene encoding casein kinase 1-like protein 5, with translation MKWFGVEGDHIVLVMDLLGPSLEDLFGYCNMKFTLKTVLMLADQMINRLEFIHSKSYLHRDVKPDNFLMGLGRRTNQVYIIDFGLAKKYRDSSTHRHIPYRFDDNPDYAYLKRLFRNLFIREGFQFDFVFDWTVLKYQQSPHANVHDKVKTYETRRTCKLLV, from the exons ATGAAATGGTTTGGTGTTGAGGGAGACCACATTGTCTTAGTCATGGATTTGCTTGGTCCTAGCCTTGAAGATCTCTTTGGCTATTGCAATATGAAGTTTACTCTGAAGACTGTTCTCATGCTAGCTGATCAAATG ATAAATCGTCTCGAGTTCATCCATTCTAAGTCGTATCTTCACCGCGATGTAAAGCCGGATAACTTTCTCATGGGTTTAGGAAGACGAACAAATCAG GTCTACATCATAGACTTTGGCTTGGCTAAGAAATATAGAGACAGCTCAACTCATCGTCATATCCCATACAG GTTTGATGATAATCCTGACTATGCTTATTTGAAGAGACTCTTCCGCAACCTTTTCATCCGTGAAG gtttccaatttgattttgtgtttgaTTGGACTGTTCTCAAGTATCAACAATCACCTCATGCCAATGTACATGATAAAGTAAAGACCTATGAAACTCGAAGAACTTGTAAACTTCTTGTATAA
- the LOC106378825 gene encoding F-box/kelch-repeat protein At3g27150-like encodes MVIEDHGLVKPYVIMHAGAESSWEIFDKDFKNFRSLPTIPSSDYCFFHSDKETISVGTQLIVIGREIEGIVVFRYELENNKWFRGPSMITPRVMYGSASDGKTVFFAGGIQMDDNGNPIVVRTVEKYNADTKMWTMIYGMHKSRKFSSGCFLRGKFYVLSGRNENDKHLTCGERYDEATNSWELIPGMLKDINFITSSQAPPLIAVVDDNLYLLEISLNELRIYDINTNVWKKLGSVPVSANAVFGWGVTFKSMGDRLLVVGTSHSWSRTTVFYSCQRSPYVEEQHWEELKYWCDDTELPRFIHNCCVMFA; translated from the coding sequence ATGGTAATAGAAGATCATGGTCTCGTGAAACCATATGTGATAATGCATGCAGGGGCTGAATCTAGTTGGGAAATATTTGATAaggattttaaaaactttcgGAGCCTTCCCACGATTCCTTCGTCTGACTATTGCTTTTTCCACAGCGATAAGGAAACAATTAGTGTTGGTACTCAACTAATTGTCATAGGGAGGGAGATAGAGGGGATTGTGGTGTTTCGATATGAGCTAGAGAATAATAAGTGGTTCAGAGGTCCTTCAATGATCACACCGAGGGTCATGTACGGCTCTGCTAGCGATGGAAAAACTGTATTTTTTGCAGGAGGCATTCAAATGGATGATAACGGGAACCCAATTGTTGTGCGAACTGTTGAAAAATATAATGCTGATACAAAAATGTGGACTATGATTTACGGAATGCATAAATCAAGGAAATTCAGCTCAGGATGTTTCTTGCGTGGAAAATTTTACGTCCTCAGTGGTCGAAATGAGAATGATAAACACCTCACTTGTGGAGAAAGATATGATGAGGCGACAAATTCTTGGGAATTGATACCTGGCATGCTCAAAGATATAAATTTCATAACGTCTTCTCAAGCTCCACCCCTTATAGCTGTGGTTGATGACAATCTATACTTGTTGGAAATATCTTTGAACGAGCTTCGTATATATGATATAAACACAAACGTTTGGAAGAAACTTGGTTCTGTCCCTGTGAGTGCAAACGCTGTCTTTGGTTGGGGAGTTACATTTAAATCGATGGGAGATAGACTTCTAGTGGTTGGAACTTCTCACTCTTGGTCTAGGACAACAGTGTTTTACTCATGCCAACGTTCTCCATACGTGGAAGAGCAGCATTGGGAAGAACTTAAATATTGGTGTGATGACACTGAGCTTCCACGGTTTATCCATAATTGTTGTGTGATGTTTGCTTAA